From Prionailurus viverrinus isolate Anna unplaced genomic scaffold, UM_Priviv_1.0 scaffold_39, whole genome shotgun sequence, one genomic window encodes:
- the RTP5 gene encoding receptor-transporting protein 5, which yields MWDPRASLEPELVQPADCTAEPGASMDGVDVWASTLAQLMAKRKPQDTWELLPEENLASGHMESGGFQYRLRGLSRLQCGRCQWGWSSAHVHILFHVWFHPASCLGLVKMRLWGQRCRLCPPGSQGACQVSLLNVRLFLNKLVLFILQKCYGEGLSADQCPEVCFGERCEACDLGVCFFQKPPDPAWGPEVQSPGSIKGRYTLYGGDGVASAAAGKQLLSLGSGPVVDRSRGYTPNSISIPLSVSDFIRNPVSESSNFFERDDDIVTVPFSLVDAGRDRGPGADARGGVGPRGGSLPAADPRGPLVIGRGSIYLPAKPTAPPKGKGLPVNFKSPIFHGRGLLINSIRPFQLKGFIFKGRGSIPSPTDTDPGDRGPAGSSRLPVSYIVGLTDDGEGSVTFPSSLANIVIEEDSFPIVNGSVTFPFIFTDEGTGKGASAGVTQGKEEGGGGQGPAVAGREPPRGPHARRPVTISEGSVTIPFSVFNIIKCVGPSSTASGSPRGGLAPRGQSQKRRRPRARLGRSCPEPGWEEDLCPEDGCCRPCFDPYEEVWIWVSMTVCILWIMYLYKFSP from the exons ATGTGGGATCCCAGGGCTTCCTTGGAGCCCGAGCTGGTGCAGCCAGCAGACTGCACTGCGGAGCCCGGCGCCAGCATGGACGGGGTGGACGTGTGGGCCAGCACCTTGGCCCAGCTGATGGCCAAGAGGAAACCCCAGGACACCTGGGAGCTGCTGCCTGAGGAGAACCTGGCCTCCGGGCACATGGAGAGTGGCGGTTTTCAGTACCGGCTGAGGGGGCTTTCCAG GCTGCAGTGTGGCCGCTGCCAGTGGGGCTGGTCCTCGGCGCACGTGCACATCCTCTTCCACGTGTGGTTCCACCCGGCCAGCTGCCTGGGGCTGGTGAAGATGCGCCTCTGGGGCCAGCGCTGCCGACTGTGCCCGCCGGGCTCCCAGGGGGCCTGCCAGGTGAGTCTCCTGAACGTGCGGCTCTTCCTCAACAAGCTGGTTCTGTTCATCCTGCAGAAGTGCTACGGGGAGGGCCTCAGCGCGGACCAGTGCCCCGAGGTCTGCTTCGGCGAGCGCTGCGAGGCCTGCGACCTGGGGGTCTGCTTCTTCCAGAAGCCCCCAGACCCGGCCTGGGGGCCCGAGGTCCAGAGCCCCGGCTCCATTAAGGGCAGGTACACCTTGTACGGGGGTGACGGCGTGGCCTCGGCCGCTGCCGGCAAGCAGCTGCTCAGCCTTGGCAGCGGGCCCGTGGTCGACCGCTCCCGGGGCTACACCCCCAACTCTATCAGCATCCCCCTGTCCGTGTCCGACTTTATCAGGAACCCCGTGTCCGAGAGCAGCAACTTCTTTGAGCGCGACGACGACATAGTCACGGTTCCTTTCTCCCTTGTGGATGCGGGCAGGGACAGGGGGCCCGGTGCCGATGCCAGGGGCGGTGTCGGCCCCAGGGGGGGCTCCCTCCCGGCGGCTGACCCCCGCGGGCCGCTCGTCATTGGTAGGGGCTCCATCTACTTGCCTGCCAAGCCCACGGCCCCGCCCAAGGGCAAAGGGCTCCCGGTGAACTTCAAGAGCCCCATCTTCCACGGCCGAGGCCTCCTCATCAACAGCATCAGGCCCTTCCAGCTCAAAGGCTTCATCTTCAAGGGCCGGGGCTCCATCCCCAGCCCCACTGACACCGACCCGGGCGACCGGGGCCCTGCGGGGAGCAGCCGGTTGCCAGTGTCCTACATCGTCGGCCTCACGGATGACGGAGAGGGCTCCGTCACTTTCCCCTCGTCTTTGGCCAACATCGTCATAGAGGAGGACTCCTTCCCCATCGTCAACGGCTCCGTCACCTTCCCCTTCATCTTTACTGACGAAGGCACAGGCAAGGGTGCTTCTGCGGGCGTCACCCAAGGCAAAGAGGAGGGGGGCGGCGGCCAGGGCCCCGCCGTCGCTGGCCGGGAGCCCCCGCGGGGGCCCCACGCCCGCAGACCCGTCACCATCAGCGAGGGCTCCGTCACCATCCCCTTCTCGGTCTTCAACATCATAAAGTGTGTGGGCCCCAGCTCCACCGCCAGCGGCTCCCCGAGGGGTGGCCTGGCCCCCCGTGGCCAGTCCCAGAAGAGGAGGCGGCCGCGGGCCAGGCTGGGCAGGTCCTGCCCCGAGCCCGGCTGGGAGGAGGACTTGTGCCCCGAGGACGGCTGCTGCAGGCCCTGCTTCGACCCCTACGAAGAAGTGTGGATCTGGGTGTCCATGACCGTCTGCATCCTGTGGATTATGTACCTGTACAAGTTCAGCCCCTGA
- the PDCD1 gene encoding programmed cell death protein 1 isoform X1: MGTPRAPWPLVWAVLQLGWWPGWLLDSPYRPWSPLTFSPAQLTVLEGENATFVCHLPDVPESFVLNWYRVSPRNQTDKLAAFQENHTEPGKDRRFRVTRLPSGQDFHTTILAAQLNDSGIYLCGAIYLPPNTQIYESPRAELTVKERVLEPPTESPSPPPRLTGQGQGLVVGVTSVLVGVLLLLLLTWVLAAAFPRATRGACACGSEDEPLKEGPSAAPVFTVDYGELDFQWREKTPEPPAPCAPEQTEYATIVFPSRPGSPGPLPLRPEDGPCPWPL; encoded by the exons ATGGGGACCCCACGGGCGCCCTGGCCTCTTGTCTGGGCCGTGCTGCAGCTGGGCTGGTGGCCAGGATGGCTCTTAG ACTCCCCCTACAGGCCCTGGAGCCCCCTCACCTTCTCCCCGGCCCAGCTCACGGTGCTCGAGGGGGAGAACGCCACCTTCGTCTGCCACCTGCCCGACGTACCCGAGAGCTTCGTGCTCAACTGGTACCGCGTGAGTCCCCGCAACCAGACGGACAAGCTGGCCGCCTTCCAGGAGAACCACACCGAGCCCGGCAAGGACAGGCGCTTCCGCGTCACGCGGCTGCCCAGCGGGCAGGACTTCCACACGACCATCCTCGCCGCCCAGCTCAACGACAGCGGCATCTACCTCTGCGGGGCCATCTACCTGCCCCCCAACACGCAGATCTATGAGAGCCCACGAGCGGAGCTCACTGTGAAAG AGAGAGTCCTGGAGCCCCCCACGGAGagtcccagccccccacccagactcacgggccagggccaggggctgGTCGTGGGAGTCACAAGCGTGCTGGTGGGTgtcctgctgttgctgctgctgacCTGGGTGCTGGCTGCGGCCTTCCCCAGGGCCACTCGAG GTGCCTGTGCCTGCGGGAGCGAGGACGAGCCTCTG AAGGAGGGCCCCTCTGCGGCACCCGTGTTCACCGTGGACTACGGAGAGCTGGACTTTCAGTGGCGAGAGAAGACGCccgagccccccgccccctgcgcccCCGAACAGACCGAGTATGCCACGATCGTCTTCCCCAGCAGGCCGGGCTCCCCGGGGCCCCTGCCTCTGAGGCCCGAGGACGgaccctgcccttggcccctctGA
- the PDCD1 gene encoding programmed cell death protein 1 isoform X2 — MGTPRAPWPLVWAVLQLGWWPGWLLDSPYRPWSPLTFSPAQLTVLEGENATFVCHLPDVPESFVLNWYRVSPRNQTDKLAAFQENHTEPGKDRRFRVTRLPSGQDFHTTILAAQLNDSGIYLCGAIYLPPNTQIYESPRAELTVKGACACGSEDEPLKEGPSAAPVFTVDYGELDFQWREKTPEPPAPCAPEQTEYATIVFPSRPGSPGPLPLRPEDGPCPWPL, encoded by the exons ATGGGGACCCCACGGGCGCCCTGGCCTCTTGTCTGGGCCGTGCTGCAGCTGGGCTGGTGGCCAGGATGGCTCTTAG ACTCCCCCTACAGGCCCTGGAGCCCCCTCACCTTCTCCCCGGCCCAGCTCACGGTGCTCGAGGGGGAGAACGCCACCTTCGTCTGCCACCTGCCCGACGTACCCGAGAGCTTCGTGCTCAACTGGTACCGCGTGAGTCCCCGCAACCAGACGGACAAGCTGGCCGCCTTCCAGGAGAACCACACCGAGCCCGGCAAGGACAGGCGCTTCCGCGTCACGCGGCTGCCCAGCGGGCAGGACTTCCACACGACCATCCTCGCCGCCCAGCTCAACGACAGCGGCATCTACCTCTGCGGGGCCATCTACCTGCCCCCCAACACGCAGATCTATGAGAGCCCACGAGCGGAGCTCACTGTGAAAG GTGCCTGTGCCTGCGGGAGCGAGGACGAGCCTCTG AAGGAGGGCCCCTCTGCGGCACCCGTGTTCACCGTGGACTACGGAGAGCTGGACTTTCAGTGGCGAGAGAAGACGCccgagccccccgccccctgcgcccCCGAACAGACCGAGTATGCCACGATCGTCTTCCCCAGCAGGCCGGGCTCCCCGGGGCCCCTGCCTCTGAGGCCCGAGGACGgaccctgcccttggcccctctGA